In a single window of the Roseiconus lacunae genome:
- a CDS encoding DUF1559 domain-containing protein, giving the protein MAQSRNRNHGFTLVELLVVIAIIGVLVGLLLPAVQAAREAARRMSCSNNFKQIGLAVHNYHSAYKAMPTHGSGTDDGSDSLFNSYWYQQSDAYNCKMLSVFVGLTPFFEQQGLWDQISNPMDYDSDGVIDFPSMGPSNEEVNYAPWSTEIPMLRCPSDPGVGLPALGRTNYAVSLGDAGFELQFGNLSVWLHPEAEQSAQSNASHRGAFVLHRQLKFRDVIDGLSNTICMGEILTDLGDNDVRTMPLNSSGGANPIENPSHCRELGFIDPERPGFWGPAAPARAADTNTRGARWASAWNPFTAFNTILPPNREFCTSTNWANAEVFPAASRHQGGVHILLCDGSVQFVTDSIEAGNSNNPVVRRAADGGTANYLPGNPSPYGLWGALGTRAGREVIDQAL; this is encoded by the coding sequence ATGGCTCAATCCAGAAATCGAAACCACGGTTTCACTCTTGTTGAATTGCTCGTCGTAATCGCCATCATTGGCGTTCTTGTCGGCTTACTGTTGCCGGCCGTTCAAGCGGCTCGTGAAGCCGCCCGACGCATGAGTTGCAGCAACAACTTCAAGCAGATCGGACTCGCAGTTCACAACTACCATTCTGCTTATAAGGCAATGCCGACGCACGGCAGCGGAACTGACGATGGATCAGACTCGTTGTTCAACTCGTACTGGTACCAACAGAGTGATGCTTACAACTGCAAGATGCTGAGCGTTTTTGTCGGGCTGACACCGTTCTTCGAACAGCAAGGATTGTGGGATCAGATATCCAATCCGATGGACTATGATTCAGACGGTGTGATCGACTTCCCTTCAATGGGGCCGTCCAACGAAGAAGTCAACTACGCACCTTGGTCGACCGAAATCCCGATGCTGCGATGCCCGAGTGACCCCGGTGTTGGCCTTCCAGCACTAGGACGCACCAACTATGCGGTCAGCCTTGGCGATGCCGGATTCGAGCTCCAGTTCGGCAACCTTTCGGTCTGGCTTCATCCCGAAGCCGAACAGTCCGCACAATCCAATGCCTCCCATCGCGGCGCATTTGTTTTGCACCGACAATTAAAGTTCCGGGATGTCATTGACGGACTTTCTAACACCATTTGTATGGGCGAAATCCTCACCGACCTGGGCGACAACGACGTGCGAACGATGCCGCTGAATTCATCCGGTGGTGCGAACCCCATCGAAAACCCCAGCCATTGTCGCGAACTGGGATTCATCGATCCCGAACGCCCCGGTTTCTGGGGCCCCGCGGCTCCGGCGCGAGCAGCGGACACGAATACCCGCGGTGCCCGATGGGCCTCAGCTTGGAATCCATTCACGGCCTTTAATACCATCCTGCCACCTAACCGCGAGTTTTGCACGTCGACCAATTGGGCCAATGCCGAGGTCTTCCCGGCAGCAAGTCGTCACCAAGGCGGCGTTCACATTCTGCTTTGTGATGGTTCGGTTCAGTTCGTAACCGACTCAATCGAGGCGGGGAATTCGAACAACCCCGTCGTCCGTCGTGCCGCCGACGGAGGAACCGCGAACTACTTACCGGGAAACCCAAGTCCCTACGGATTGTGGGGCGCACTCGGGACCCGCGCCGGCCGCGAGGTCATCGATCAAGCGTTGTAA
- a CDS encoding AraC family transcriptional regulator, which yields MIPDLFNRLGQPFTGEELFDHLHDVVFFVKNDGGQYVVVNQTLVSRCGKKHKSDLIGKRPTQLLRPPLGERYEEQDDRVLASGQTLTSQLELHVYPTLETGWCLTTKMPLRESDGTIVGLVGVSQDVKIPDVDTDEFQHLADAINYARMHTARSVSVSDMATIANMSRYQLDRRMRRVFGLTTGQWIIQLKIDVAQRRLQQTDKSIATIALDVGYSDQSAFTRQFKQATGLSPREYRATYQATRSS from the coding sequence ATGATCCCCGACCTATTCAATCGACTCGGCCAGCCGTTTACCGGCGAAGAGCTTTTCGACCACCTGCATGACGTCGTTTTTTTCGTCAAAAACGACGGCGGCCAGTATGTCGTTGTCAACCAAACGCTTGTCAGCCGGTGCGGCAAGAAACATAAATCTGATTTGATCGGCAAGCGACCGACGCAGCTACTGCGTCCACCGCTCGGAGAACGCTATGAAGAACAAGATGACCGGGTGTTAGCCTCGGGACAGACCTTGACCTCACAACTCGAACTCCATGTCTATCCGACTTTAGAAACCGGTTGGTGTTTGACGACCAAGATGCCGCTACGTGAATCCGATGGGACAATCGTCGGGTTGGTCGGCGTCTCTCAAGACGTCAAGATCCCTGACGTTGACACCGATGAATTTCAACATCTTGCCGACGCGATCAACTATGCCAGGATGCACACTGCAAGATCGGTTTCGGTCAGTGACATGGCGACGATCGCCAACATGTCCCGTTATCAACTCGATCGCCGAATGCGACGCGTGTTTGGCCTGACAACGGGACAGTGGATCATTCAACTCAAAATCGACGTCGCCCAACGTCGATTACAACAGACCGACAAATCGATCGCGACGATCGCGCTCGATGTCGGCTATTCAGACCAGAGCGCTTTCACGCGGCAGTTCAAGCAAGCAACGGGTTTGTCCCCGCGCGAGTATCGTGCGACGTACCAAGCGACACGTTCGAGTTAA
- a CDS encoding dihydrodipicolinate synthase family protein yields MAVLQAEPHRALRQPLFYRQQDFDAASNVEIAVTGERNVFQGCIPALMTPCSDQGEPLWDALVAHGKRLIGQGMTAVVYCGSMGDWPLLTDQQRQTGVKALVDAGVPVVVGTGAQSPRQAADHAAHAQQVGAAGLMVIPRVLSRGSSIAAQRHHFAAILNAAPDLPAVIYNSPYYGYQTRADLFFELRREFSNLVGFKEFGGAESLTYAAENITSGDPTLSLMVGVDTQVLHGFFNCGAVGAITGVGNALPKQVLRLVELSQKAAGGDAASLRLATELESALAVLSKFDEGPDLVLYYKRLMVLEGHVEFEHHFNPTDKLSMSQQAFLEDQWSQFKTWWGHWEGAA; encoded by the coding sequence ATGGCTGTCCTTCAAGCCGAACCGCATCGAGCCCTTCGGCAGCCTTTGTTTTACCGGCAGCAAGACTTTGATGCTGCCTCGAATGTGGAGATTGCCGTGACGGGAGAGCGAAACGTCTTTCAAGGTTGTATTCCGGCGTTGATGACGCCGTGCAGTGACCAAGGTGAACCGCTGTGGGATGCCTTGGTAGCCCACGGGAAGCGGTTGATCGGTCAGGGGATGACCGCGGTCGTCTACTGCGGATCGATGGGGGACTGGCCGCTACTGACAGACCAACAACGGCAAACGGGCGTCAAGGCACTTGTCGACGCCGGTGTTCCCGTCGTCGTCGGCACCGGCGCACAAAGTCCACGCCAAGCCGCCGATCATGCCGCACACGCGCAGCAAGTCGGTGCTGCCGGCTTAATGGTCATCCCCCGTGTCCTTTCCCGAGGCAGCTCGATCGCGGCACAGCGACATCACTTCGCGGCCATCCTGAACGCTGCCCCCGACTTGCCGGCCGTCATCTACAACAGTCCCTATTACGGCTATCAAACCCGCGCCGATCTGTTCTTCGAACTTCGACGCGAGTTCTCCAATCTGGTGGGTTTCAAAGAGTTTGGTGGTGCGGAGTCACTCACGTATGCCGCCGAGAACATTACCAGCGGCGATCCGACTTTGTCTTTGATGGTCGGCGTCGACACCCAAGTCTTGCACGGTTTTTTTAACTGCGGCGCCGTCGGGGCGATCACCGGTGTCGGCAATGCGTTACCCAAACAAGTGCTGCGTTTGGTCGAACTGAGTCAGAAGGCTGCCGGTGGCGATGCCGCCTCGCTTCGCTTGGCCACAGAATTGGAATCGGCCCTCGCCGTGCTCTCGAAGTTTGATGAAGGTCCCGATCTGGTTCTGTACTACAAACGATTGATGGTTTTGGAGGGGCACGTAGAGTTCGAACACCATTTCAATCCGACCGACAAGCTTTCCATGAGTCAACAAGCGTTTCTCGAAGATCAGTGGAGTCAGTTTAAAACGTGGTGGGGTCACTGGGAGGGAGCCGCCTAA
- a CDS encoding proline racemase family protein, with protein MRQYDRSIEYIDTHTEGEPTRIVIAGCPFGDELPPRDLVKRLSQQADWFRSRVAEEPRGHEAMVGAVLCEPADPNCEAGVVFFNNCGYLGMCGHGAIGVAIALEYMGRIRPGIHQLETPVGSITINLHSDSQVEIKNVPSYRYQNDVRVDVDGIGEICGDIAWGGNWFFLTQSPCYQLITENLARLTDDALRIRTALESQGITGEGGALIDHVEFFGPTQTAGAHSRNFVLCPGGAYDRSPCGTGTSAKLACLAADGRWAAGQDWIQESIIGSQFVASYELVDERASVHANAIVPTIRGRAFVCNEGRIVVQNGDPFAHGLFSKPTVLGDVG; from the coding sequence ATGCGACAGTATGATCGGTCGATCGAGTACATCGATACACATACCGAAGGCGAACCGACGCGCATCGTGATCGCCGGTTGCCCCTTCGGAGATGAACTTCCGCCGCGAGACCTTGTCAAACGGTTGTCGCAGCAGGCGGATTGGTTTCGTTCACGTGTCGCCGAAGAACCTCGCGGACACGAAGCCATGGTTGGCGCCGTGCTTTGCGAACCAGCGGACCCGAACTGTGAAGCCGGTGTCGTTTTCTTTAACAACTGTGGCTACCTCGGAATGTGTGGTCACGGAGCCATCGGTGTCGCGATCGCACTGGAGTACATGGGGCGGATCCGCCCGGGGATCCATCAGCTCGAAACTCCCGTCGGTAGCATAACGATTAACCTGCATTCAGATTCTCAAGTCGAAATCAAGAACGTCCCCAGCTACCGATATCAAAACGACGTACGCGTGGATGTCGACGGTATCGGAGAGATCTGCGGTGACATCGCTTGGGGTGGTAATTGGTTTTTCCTGACCCAATCGCCATGTTACCAATTGATTACCGAAAACCTGGCAAGGCTGACCGATGACGCGCTGCGAATTCGTACGGCATTAGAGAGTCAGGGAATCACCGGGGAAGGCGGTGCGTTGATCGATCATGTCGAATTCTTCGGTCCAACTCAAACCGCCGGGGCACACAGCCGAAACTTTGTGCTCTGTCCGGGTGGAGCGTATGACCGATCACCCTGCGGGACCGGAACGAGTGCCAAACTTGCTTGCTTGGCTGCCGACGGACGTTGGGCTGCCGGTCAGGATTGGATTCAAGAAAGCATCATCGGTAGTCAATTCGTCGCTTCGTATGAACTAGTCGATGAGAGGGCATCGGTTCACGCAAACGCGATCGTGCCAACGATCCGTGGCCGTGCATTTGTTTGTAACGAAGGTAGGATCGTCGTGCAAAATGGTGACCCGTTCGCACACGGTTTGTTTTCCAAACCAACGGTTCTGGGGGACGTCGGATGA
- a CDS encoding NAD(P)/FAD-dependent oxidoreductase yields MTFNGSQSVLVIGGGIIGVSCAHYLSEAGYSVTVIDRSRIGSGCSHANCGYICPSHVLPLTEPGAIGIALKSLFNRNAPFRIQPRFSPALFRWMAEFARRCRHRPMIEAGKHLQAILESSMHEYRRLVSEHVIDGQWKNNGLLYVFQTDAAFAKFQHACDLIRENFGVEAKTLAGDVLPTFDPALRRGLAGACYYPDDSSVRPDQLLSQWVDRLRERGVRFVESCELRSLRRERGRGRGAMTTDGDYAADHYVIATGAWSPKLSQTLGCHLPIEPGKGYSVTMSRPNPCPTHPMLFPEHKVGVTPFDDGYRLGSMMEFVGYDSSIPPRRIEQLKRSAEPYLIQPHTPEIRETWYGWRPMTWDSLPIIGRVPGLDNVFFATGHNMLGVSLATATGRLISELVSEEKPHLDIHAFSPSRF; encoded by the coding sequence ATGACTTTCAACGGATCGCAAAGCGTTCTTGTCATCGGCGGTGGCATCATCGGTGTATCGTGTGCCCATTACTTGAGTGAAGCCGGCTACAGCGTCACCGTGATCGACCGCAGTCGAATTGGTAGCGGATGTTCGCACGCCAACTGTGGTTACATCTGCCCCAGTCATGTGTTGCCACTGACCGAACCCGGCGCGATCGGCATCGCTTTGAAGTCGTTGTTCAATCGCAATGCGCCGTTCCGCATTCAACCACGATTTTCACCAGCATTATTTCGCTGGATGGCGGAGTTCGCCCGACGCTGTCGACACCGACCGATGATCGAAGCGGGAAAACACTTGCAAGCGATCCTTGAGTCTTCGATGCATGAGTACCGCCGGTTAGTGTCCGAACATGTGATTGATGGGCAATGGAAAAATAACGGCTTACTGTATGTTTTTCAAACCGACGCCGCGTTCGCAAAGTTTCAGCACGCATGTGACCTGATTCGCGAAAACTTTGGTGTCGAAGCAAAAACGTTAGCCGGGGATGTATTGCCAACTTTTGATCCCGCATTGCGTCGTGGACTCGCCGGCGCGTGTTATTACCCCGATGATTCGAGTGTCCGTCCCGATCAGTTGCTTTCCCAGTGGGTGGATCGACTTCGTGAGCGCGGCGTACGATTCGTGGAAAGCTGTGAGCTGCGTTCGCTCCGACGTGAACGTGGTCGAGGCCGAGGAGCGATGACGACTGACGGTGATTATGCCGCCGATCATTATGTCATCGCGACCGGCGCATGGAGCCCCAAGCTTTCGCAAACACTGGGGTGTCACCTACCGATCGAACCGGGCAAAGGCTACTCCGTTACGATGAGTCGCCCTAATCCATGTCCCACGCATCCGATGTTGTTCCCCGAACACAAAGTCGGCGTGACTCCGTTTGATGATGGCTACCGACTGGGGTCGATGATGGAATTTGTCGGCTACGATTCGTCGATCCCTCCGCGGCGAATCGAACAACTAAAACGCTCTGCAGAGCCTTATCTGATCCAGCCACACACTCCGGAAATCCGCGAAACCTGGTACGGATGGCGGCCAATGACATGGGACAGCCTGCCCATCATTGGACGGGTACCGGGACTGGACAATGTGTTCTTTGCAACGGGGCACAACATGCTAGGCGTCAGCTTGGCGACCGCGACGGGACGCTTGATCAGCGAATTGGTTTCCGAGGAGAAACCACACCTGGACATTCATGCGTTTTCACCCTCCCGCTTTTAG
- a CDS encoding sulfatase-like hydrolase/transferase: MTIVRRVSSQFLILCVGIGALIDSAHCQEASIQTSSSPPNVLFIAMDDLNDWIGVLGGHPQTITPNLDRLANSSVLFDNAHCTAPACNPSRTAIFTGQSPHRTGVYSNLQKMRDVLPKAELLPKVFSRHGYHASGSGKLLHYFIDAASWDEYFPAAETENPFPRTLMPKSRPVSLPRGGPWQYVETDWGPLDASDEQAGGDYLVAKWVGEQLQQPRDGKPFFLACGIYRPHEPWFVPQKYFDPFPIESIQLPPGYKADDLEDLPTPARSLARNRYFAHIVEQHQWKQAIQGYLASIHYADAMLGNILDALQRSPHADNTVVVLWSDHGWHLGEKEHWQKYTAWRACTRVPLMIQVPEGTPGLPRGTTASRCSEPVNLLSLAPTLLDLCGLPAEPVHDGPSLVPLLNDPHAQWNHVSVTFLQRPGSFGLSSKRWRLVHYANGDEELYDIATDPYEWNNLASDPSLDSLRNRLRAKAPADFAPSPKPTFDALTELTWQPLNDELAPASNPSGSRFDIVFLNRTDQTVKLWWMSPQGKPVPYETIAKGKRLRRQTRPGAVWMIRDADDENLGYFRVDDRTAKAIVPQ, translated from the coding sequence ATGACAATCGTCCGGCGAGTCTCCTCGCAATTCTTGATACTGTGCGTCGGCATCGGTGCGTTGATCGATTCGGCGCATTGCCAAGAGGCGTCGATACAAACATCATCATCACCGCCGAACGTTCTGTTCATCGCGATGGATGACTTGAACGACTGGATCGGAGTCCTCGGGGGACATCCCCAGACGATCACGCCGAATTTGGATCGACTTGCCAATTCGAGTGTCCTGTTCGACAACGCGCACTGCACCGCCCCCGCATGTAACCCATCACGGACCGCGATCTTCACAGGACAGTCGCCTCATCGCACAGGCGTCTACAGCAACTTGCAGAAGATGCGTGACGTGTTACCCAAAGCGGAACTGCTACCAAAGGTTTTCTCGCGACATGGATACCATGCGTCCGGCTCCGGTAAACTGTTGCACTACTTCATCGATGCGGCCTCCTGGGACGAATATTTTCCAGCGGCCGAAACGGAGAATCCTTTTCCTCGCACGTTAATGCCCAAGTCGAGGCCGGTCAGTCTGCCGCGCGGCGGTCCCTGGCAGTATGTTGAAACCGATTGGGGGCCACTCGACGCTTCCGACGAGCAAGCCGGTGGTGATTACTTAGTTGCCAAATGGGTCGGCGAACAACTGCAACAACCGCGAGATGGGAAACCGTTCTTTTTAGCGTGCGGGATCTACCGTCCCCACGAACCTTGGTTCGTCCCGCAAAAGTATTTCGACCCTTTTCCAATCGAATCGATTCAATTGCCGCCGGGATACAAAGCGGACGACTTGGAAGATTTGCCAACGCCTGCAAGAAGTCTCGCGCGAAATCGATACTTCGCACACATCGTCGAACAGCATCAATGGAAGCAGGCGATCCAGGGATACTTGGCTTCCATCCACTATGCCGACGCGATGTTGGGCAACATCCTCGATGCACTCCAGCGCAGTCCCCACGCAGACAACACCGTCGTCGTCCTGTGGTCCGATCATGGCTGGCACCTAGGCGAAAAAGAGCACTGGCAAAAATACACCGCGTGGCGAGCTTGCACACGAGTTCCGCTCATGATTCAAGTTCCCGAAGGCACCCCCGGTCTACCTCGTGGAACGACAGCAAGTCGCTGCAGCGAGCCCGTTAATCTATTAAGTCTCGCACCGACCTTGCTTGACCTCTGTGGCTTGCCGGCCGAACCTGTTCACGACGGGCCAAGCTTGGTTCCGTTGCTGAACGATCCCCATGCCCAATGGAATCATGTGTCGGTCACGTTTTTACAGCGGCCGGGAAGTTTTGGACTGAGTTCCAAACGCTGGCGACTGGTGCACTATGCCAACGGCGATGAGGAACTGTACGACATCGCCACCGACCCTTACGAGTGGAACAACCTGGCATCCGATCCGAGTCTGGATTCGCTACGCAATCGGCTGCGGGCGAAGGCCCCGGCTGATTTTGCGCCATCACCCAAACCGACGTTTGATGCGTTGACCGAATTGACTTGGCAACCCCTCAATGACGAGCTCGCCCCCGCATCCAATCCCAGTGGCAGTCGTTTCGACATTGTATTCCTGAATCGTACCGACCAAACGGTGAAGCTGTGGTGGATGTCACCGCAGGGAAAGCCAGTGCCTTACGAAACGATCGCAAAGGGAAAACGTTTGCGGCGACAGACTCGCCCTGGTGCCGTCTGGATGATCCGCGACGCCGACGATGAAAACCTGGGGTACTTTCGCGTGGATGACCGTACCGCCAAGGCAATTGTCCCCCAGTAA
- a CDS encoding vanadium-dependent haloperoxidase: MAKKKARRTTSSDTARRQNAKKKPAAAEPATPTATNDCERPCQVSQQRLQAILDNIDCEMLGKHVGAAFFHKGLQHDSDGLVADVDFGKFVESLATLNQTGNPNDLVGIAFEPDNRKWVNPLSGWSVDTELSDPCFHHIPAPPALTSEEAAAEAIELYWMANLRDIPFARWGSDENANKAIEELSDQKLYIDPTKDVNAPPTGTNGYVSRTLDVATLFRGGDLFAPDPLRERVGPYLSQFLTQEIPYGTLRVDQRVVYGQPYRDYMVDVDEWRAIQNGEPRTPNENVIGDTLPGTLRYISTMRDLATYVHFDQLYQAYLNAALILLQNSYPFGEGNPYGQACPAYPGIGSSQPRSSDQKLGQNQEGFGTFGGAHVLSLVTEAATRALKAVWRQKWTHLRLRPEVYGGLVSRVPNLIGAAADTVTASAAYRANQKRHPTGLLPMAFPEGSPMHPAYGAGHATVAGACVTILKAFFKESEQIRSPKISSACGQHLEDYDAADAGYLTVGMELDKLAANISIGRNMAGVHWRSDYTQSILLGQRVAVDMLYRQSRDYVEDFCFHFTTYGGGEVHLDKDGVDYAPPGAMKQTVLSGASHGHPDRIARDQDKDIADALLAIV, translated from the coding sequence ATGGCAAAGAAAAAAGCGAGACGGACGACCAGCAGTGACACGGCCCGAAGACAAAACGCCAAAAAGAAACCGGCGGCCGCCGAACCGGCAACGCCCACTGCGACCAACGATTGCGAGCGTCCATGTCAGGTCAGCCAGCAACGACTACAAGCGATTTTGGATAACATCGATTGTGAGATGCTTGGGAAGCATGTCGGTGCCGCGTTCTTTCACAAAGGCCTCCAGCACGACTCCGATGGTCTCGTCGCGGACGTTGATTTTGGAAAATTCGTCGAGTCGCTTGCGACGCTGAATCAAACCGGCAATCCGAACGATTTGGTCGGTATTGCGTTCGAACCCGACAATCGCAAATGGGTCAATCCACTTTCGGGGTGGTCGGTGGATACCGAGCTAAGCGATCCATGTTTCCACCACATCCCGGCACCGCCCGCGTTGACTTCCGAAGAAGCCGCCGCCGAAGCGATCGAGCTTTATTGGATGGCAAATCTGCGCGACATTCCATTTGCCCGTTGGGGTTCCGACGAAAACGCTAATAAGGCGATCGAAGAACTGAGCGATCAAAAGCTATACATCGATCCAACGAAAGACGTCAATGCTCCACCTACCGGCACCAACGGATACGTTAGCCGAACGCTCGATGTCGCGACACTATTCCGCGGCGGCGACTTGTTCGCGCCCGATCCACTTCGTGAACGCGTCGGTCCCTACCTGTCTCAGTTCCTTACCCAGGAAATTCCTTATGGAACTCTGCGTGTCGACCAACGAGTCGTCTATGGACAGCCCTACCGTGACTACATGGTTGATGTCGATGAGTGGCGAGCAATCCAAAATGGTGAACCTCGCACACCCAATGAAAATGTGATCGGTGATACTCTGCCCGGAACCCTGCGGTATATCTCGACGATGCGAGACTTGGCCACCTATGTTCATTTTGATCAACTCTACCAAGCGTATTTGAATGCCGCATTGATTCTGTTGCAAAACAGTTATCCGTTTGGCGAAGGTAATCCCTACGGCCAAGCGTGTCCGGCGTATCCAGGTATCGGGTCTTCGCAGCCACGATCTTCCGATCAAAAACTGGGGCAAAACCAAGAAGGTTTCGGCACCTTTGGCGGGGCTCATGTGTTGAGCTTGGTGACCGAGGCGGCGACGCGAGCGTTAAAGGCCGTTTGGCGACAAAAGTGGACTCACCTTCGATTGCGTCCGGAAGTCTACGGCGGGCTTGTCTCGCGGGTTCCTAATTTGATCGGCGCTGCCGCGGACACGGTGACCGCCAGTGCGGCTTATCGTGCCAATCAGAAACGCCATCCCACGGGGCTATTGCCGATGGCGTTCCCGGAAGGATCGCCGATGCACCCCGCCTACGGTGCCGGGCATGCCACCGTCGCCGGCGCCTGCGTTACGATTCTCAAAGCATTCTTCAAGGAAAGTGAGCAGATTCGTTCTCCCAAAATCTCCAGTGCGTGCGGTCAACATCTCGAAGACTACGACGCAGCCGATGCCGGCTATCTCACCGTTGGTATGGAACTCGACAAGCTGGCTGCCAACATTTCTATCGGACGAAACATGGCGGGCGTACACTGGCGCAGCGATTACACGCAAAGCATCCTGCTGGGCCAGCGAGTCGCCGTCGACATGCTCTATCGCCAGAGTCGTGACTATGTGGAAGATTTCTGTTTCCACTTTACAACCTACGGTGGCGGCGAAGTGCATCTTGATAAAGACGGCGTCGACTACGCACCTCCCGGTGCTATGAAACAGACAGTGCTAAGCGGAGCTAGCCATGGCCATCCCGATCGAATCGCCCGCGATCAAGACAAGGACATCGCCGACGCACTGTTAGCAATCGTCTAG
- a CDS encoding c-type cytochrome: MWKRRLKDLVGLAAIAGITGVIVLISGIFPVRASDGHWAITKWFLDFASNRSIQTHATGIDVPNLDETGLIRLGAATFDTNCRWCHGVPDLPMPSPASQMTPRPPNLKPVVTGWDDDELFYIVKHGIKFAGMPAWASPQRDDEVWPVVAFLKQLPNMSLADYREHVHPTRFAMQDSADLSDKKGAIVNIVREHCAACHGIAGNGRAGDRVPKLSSQRKEYLAATLVAYRDGQRFSGVMHPITVNFTDEELRSFATHFSQQPRKPMITTAVEQDSDITDHGRRLATDGDREHKLASCNDCHAVNVDGDEGSGPDRSYPRLAGQPKEYLRRQLQLFREANRGGSSNASIMIKIAAKLNDDQIEAVSKFYANELIDPE, translated from the coding sequence ATGTGGAAACGGCGACTAAAGGATCTCGTCGGTCTGGCGGCGATCGCTGGGATCACCGGAGTGATCGTATTGATATCGGGGATCTTTCCGGTACGCGCTAGTGACGGGCATTGGGCGATCACGAAATGGTTTCTAGATTTCGCTAGTAACCGCAGTATCCAAACGCATGCGACGGGAATCGATGTCCCTAACTTGGACGAAACCGGTCTGATTCGCTTGGGGGCAGCTACATTCGATACGAATTGTCGATGGTGTCATGGGGTTCCCGATTTACCGATGCCGTCACCGGCGAGTCAGATGACACCACGTCCGCCAAATTTGAAGCCTGTTGTAACCGGATGGGATGACGACGAGCTGTTTTACATCGTCAAACATGGCATCAAGTTCGCCGGAATGCCAGCCTGGGCATCACCCCAGCGAGACGATGAAGTTTGGCCGGTCGTAGCGTTTCTCAAGCAGTTGCCCAATATGAGTCTCGCTGACTATCGCGAACATGTTCATCCCACGCGATTCGCGATGCAGGATTCGGCAGACCTTTCTGACAAGAAGGGGGCGATCGTGAACATCGTCAGAGAACACTGTGCCGCTTGTCATGGCATCGCTGGGAACGGTCGAGCGGGTGATCGTGTTCCAAAGTTGTCGTCGCAGCGAAAGGAGTATCTTGCAGCGACCCTTGTGGCCTATCGCGACGGACAACGATTCAGTGGCGTGATGCATCCTATCACGGTCAATTTTACAGACGAAGAACTACGATCCTTCGCCACTCATTTTTCTCAACAGCCTCGTAAGCCAATGATCACGACCGCGGTCGAACAAGATAGTGACATCACCGATCACGGACGAAGGCTGGCAACCGATGGAGACCGGGAACACAAACTTGCATCGTGCAACGATTGTCATGCTGTAAACGTCGACGGTGACGAAGGCTCTGGTCCCGATCGAAGTTATCCGCGACTAGCCGGTCAACCCAAGGAGTATCTACGGCGTCAATTACAACTCTTTCGCGAGGCAAATCGCGGCGGCAGTTCCAACGCATCGATCATGATCAAGATCGCCGCAAAACTAAACGATGATCAGATCGAAGCAGTATCGAAGTTCTACGCCAACGAATTGATCGATCCGGAGTAG
- a CDS encoding cytochrome c oxidase assembly protein: MRAFAWNLGWLLLAWAWLGPLPDLAGSSFAAHMTLHMLVVAIAAPVLSISIAGLRHDPVRKAPWLFAAVPASVAELVIVWAWHAPVPHHWARHSLWGFAAEQAMFLSAGMWVWLSAFGGALPRDRGRSASGVIGLLLTSMHMTFLGALLAMSNRQLYQHHHHGGGLDPLTDQHVGGAVMLVVGGIAYLVGGLWLIGDVLSLSKQNADELHWKRTNELMGRL, translated from the coding sequence ATGCGTGCTTTCGCATGGAATCTTGGGTGGTTGCTGTTGGCTTGGGCTTGGTTAGGGCCATTGCCAGACCTGGCCGGATCATCGTTCGCGGCTCATATGACGCTCCATATGCTGGTCGTTGCGATCGCGGCACCGGTCCTCTCGATTTCCATCGCCGGGCTTCGACACGACCCCGTACGAAAGGCCCCTTGGTTATTCGCGGCGGTACCGGCCTCGGTGGCCGAACTGGTAATTGTCTGGGCATGGCACGCGCCGGTACCACACCACTGGGCACGCCATTCGCTTTGGGGATTCGCCGCAGAACAAGCAATGTTTCTCTCCGCGGGAATGTGGGTCTGGCTTTCGGCCTTTGGGGGGGCGCTTCCTCGTGATCGCGGAAGATCAGCCTCGGGTGTCATCGGTCTATTGTTGACGTCGATGCATATGACTTTTTTAGGGGCACTGCTCGCGATGTCAAATCGTCAGTTGTATCAACATCACCATCACGGCGGAGGGTTGGATCCGTTGACCGACCAACACGTCGGCGGCGCGGTAATGTTGGTCGTCGGTGGTATCGCCTACTTGGTCGGTGGGCTATGGCTGATCGGTGATGTTTTGTCGCTATCAAAGCAAAACGCTGACGAACTGCATTGGAAACGAACAAACGAACTTATGGGACGTCTGTAA